A genome region from Psychrobacter jeotgali includes the following:
- the nemA gene encoding alkene reductase: MAYDNLFEPIKMGNQTLKNRIIMAPLTRLRAVEPGDVPTALAGEYYSQRAAGAGLVIAEATQVSFQAKGYAGAPGIHTQDQTTAWKAIVDNVHAKGGKIVVQLWHTGLVAHESVQPDGKAPISASDVKVGARTSLRDSNNQAIRVEATPPRAATIDEIQQVIADFAHATKCAKEAGFDGVEIHGAHGYLLHQFWVEQTNKRDDEYGGSRENRARLTLDVIDACVDAWDNDHVGIRISPQGTFNAVEAGYDEDDNIWLIEQINKRDLMYLHLSEPDWAGGTPYNDGFRQRIRDAFDNTIISAGGYTAEKAERNIKAGYIDAVAFGRDFIANPDLAERIRQDAPLNEQHPQTFYGGGAEGYTDYPYLEQKQA; this comes from the coding sequence ATGGCATACGACAACTTATTTGAACCCATTAAAATGGGCAACCAGACTCTAAAAAACCGCATTATTATGGCACCGCTTACTCGCCTGCGGGCTGTTGAGCCGGGTGACGTCCCAACTGCATTAGCAGGAGAATACTACTCACAGCGTGCGGCTGGAGCAGGACTGGTCATCGCTGAGGCCACCCAAGTTTCGTTTCAGGCCAAAGGTTATGCTGGCGCGCCCGGTATCCATACGCAAGACCAAACTACGGCGTGGAAAGCGATTGTCGATAACGTTCATGCCAAAGGCGGTAAGATCGTTGTACAATTATGGCACACTGGCTTGGTGGCGCACGAAAGTGTCCAGCCTGATGGCAAAGCACCTATTTCAGCCTCCGATGTCAAAGTAGGGGCTCGCACTTCTCTTCGTGATAGCAATAATCAAGCCATTCGGGTTGAAGCAACACCGCCGCGTGCAGCAACTATAGATGAGATTCAGCAAGTGATCGCAGACTTTGCTCATGCGACCAAATGCGCCAAAGAAGCTGGTTTTGATGGCGTTGAGATTCATGGTGCGCATGGCTATCTATTGCATCAGTTTTGGGTTGAACAAACCAACAAACGTGATGATGAGTATGGCGGTAGCCGTGAAAACCGTGCACGCTTGACGCTGGATGTTATTGATGCTTGCGTTGATGCTTGGGATAACGATCATGTCGGTATTCGCATTTCTCCTCAAGGCACGTTTAATGCGGTGGAAGCGGGCTACGATGAAGACGACAACATTTGGCTTATCGAGCAAATTAATAAACGCGATTTGATGTATCTGCATTTATCTGAACCTGATTGGGCAGGCGGCACGCCCTATAACGATGGTTTCCGTCAGCGTATCCGTGACGCTTTTGATAATACAATTATCTCAGCTGGCGGCTATACGGCCGAAAAAGCAGAGAGAAATATCAAAGCCGGCTATATCGATGCCGTCGCTTTTGGTCGTGACTTTATTGCCAATCCTGATTTAGCAGAACGTATCCGTCAAGATGCGCCGCTTAATGAGCAGCATCCACAAACCTTTTATGGTGGCGGTGCAGAAGGTTATACCGACTATCCTTATTTAGAGCAAAAACAGGCTTAG
- a CDS encoding BaiN/RdsA family NAD(P)/FAD-dependent oxidoreductase, with translation MDNNTTHYDVIIIGAGASGLYCALTAGRRGRRVLVLDHANKVGKKILMSGGGRCNFTNYFVEAEHFIGDNPHFCKSALSRYSSWEFIAMVEAHHIAYHEREHGQLFCDDSAKDIVTMLLAECAAVGVQVRINTQIDQVTVNETNNKANNEGKENKRFKIVTTKKLGKREQKEQLNDLKPTQTLYSCESLVVATGGLSIPTLGASGFGYELAQQFGHTLTPIDASLVPFTFTDKTGELLKALAGISLPVVASNSRTAFKLPLLFTHRGLSGPAMLQLSNYWYAGETIEINLLPETDITELLLTHKKAHPKQLIRTVLSENTSNALPKKLLATLQTMLWADIKDTELSNIKDERLTEIGQTINGWQLKPSGTEGYRTAEVTRGGIKTDEVSSKNMQSKLQEGLYFIGEVLDVTGWLGGYNFQWAWASGFVCGEVV, from the coding sequence ATGGATAACAATACTACTCATTATGACGTCATCATCATCGGTGCTGGCGCGTCAGGTTTATATTGCGCGCTTACCGCCGGTCGCCGTGGTCGCCGGGTGCTGGTACTCGATCATGCCAATAAAGTTGGCAAAAAAATCCTGATGTCAGGTGGTGGTCGCTGCAACTTTACCAATTACTTCGTTGAGGCTGAGCATTTTATTGGTGACAATCCTCACTTTTGTAAATCAGCGCTGAGCCGTTATTCCAGCTGGGAATTTATCGCCATGGTTGAGGCACACCATATTGCCTATCATGAGCGTGAACACGGTCAGCTATTTTGTGATGATTCGGCTAAAGACATCGTTACTATGCTACTCGCTGAATGTGCTGCTGTCGGTGTGCAAGTACGTATTAACACCCAAATTGATCAAGTGACAGTTAATGAAACTAACAATAAAGCTAACAATGAAGGTAAGGAAAATAAACGCTTTAAAATAGTGACGACTAAAAAGCTAGGTAAGAGAGAACAAAAAGAGCAGCTCAATGATCTAAAACCTACACAAACCCTTTATAGCTGCGAGTCCTTAGTAGTTGCCACCGGCGGCTTATCTATCCCTACTTTAGGCGCAAGCGGCTTTGGTTATGAGCTCGCGCAGCAATTTGGACATACGCTTACGCCTATTGATGCCAGTCTTGTGCCCTTTACCTTTACCGATAAAACCGGTGAGCTGCTAAAAGCGCTAGCGGGTATTAGCTTACCAGTCGTTGCCAGTAATAGCCGTACTGCATTTAAGTTGCCCCTGCTCTTTACCCATCGCGGTCTGTCTGGTCCTGCCATGCTGCAGCTGTCAAATTATTGGTATGCAGGCGAAACCATTGAGATTAATCTATTGCCCGAAACTGATATCACTGAGCTATTACTAACCCATAAAAAGGCGCATCCAAAGCAGCTGATTCGCACGGTGTTGAGCGAAAATACCAGTAACGCTTTACCTAAAAAACTTCTTGCCACTCTGCAAACCATGCTTTGGGCGGATATTAAAGATACGGAGCTGTCGAATATTAAAGATGAGCGCTTAACCGAGATTGGACAAACCATTAACGGCTGGCAGCTCAAACCCTCTGGCACCGAAGGTTATCGTACTGCTGAGGTCACCCGCGGCGGTATTAAAACCGATGAAGTGTCCTCGAAAAACATGCAAAGTAAATTACAGGAGGGGCTGTACTTTATCGGCGAAGTGCTCGATGTAACGGGCTGGCTTGGCGGTTATAATTTTCAGTGGGCGTGGGCGAGCGGCTTTGTTTGCGGAGAGGTGGTATAG
- the acs gene encoding acetate--CoA ligase produces MTQKSFPLTAEFIAAANTTAEQYANNYQQSIASSKASDNFWAERAEWIDWFKKPTKISDVSYDLDDFRIKWFEDGELNISVNCLDRHLRNNPYKPAIIWEGDHPSQHKIVSFKELHAEVCRLGNAMRKLGIKKGDRVTLYMPMIPEAMVAMLACARIGAVHSVVFGGFSADSLGNRIIDSQSKLVITADEGLRGNKHTPLKVNVDRALDMDGTQSVDKVIVVHRTGNSIPMSGRRDVWYHTLIGGESEHCEPEVMNAEDPLFLLYTSGSTGKPKGVLHTTGGYITYALSTFRDVFDIKDDDVYWCTADVGWITGHTYSTYGPLANGTTTVMFEGVPEYPTWARVGHIIDKHKISVLYTAPTAIRSMMKEGDTFVRESDRSSLRLLGTVGEPINPEAWDWYYHVVGGGRCPIVDTWWQTETGGILLAPIPGTVALKPGAAMNPLYGIKPEVVDSDGEVLEGPAEGNLAISNSWPGQMRTIYNDHQRFLQTYFTEYPGYYFTGDGAHRDEDGHYWITGRVDDVLNVSGHRLGTAEVESAVDAHPATVEAAVVGMPHDIRGVGIAAFIILRSGEVANEYLKSEINRHVRNEIGPIANLNAIYIVDALPKTRSGKIMRRILRNLAAGQYVGLGDLSTLADSSVINQIIEVVKVEREQNRNQC; encoded by the coding sequence ATGACTCAGAAATCATTTCCCCTTACGGCTGAATTTATCGCCGCCGCCAATACTACTGCCGAGCAATACGCTAATAATTATCAGCAGTCTATTGCTTCATCTAAAGCCAGTGATAACTTTTGGGCTGAGCGTGCTGAATGGATCGATTGGTTTAAAAAACCAACCAAAATCAGCGATGTTAGCTATGACTTAGACGACTTTCGGATTAAATGGTTTGAGGATGGTGAGCTCAATATCTCTGTCAATTGTTTGGATCGCCATCTAAGAAACAACCCCTATAAACCGGCCATTATTTGGGAGGGGGACCACCCTTCACAGCACAAGATTGTCTCCTTTAAAGAGCTACATGCCGAAGTTTGCCGCCTAGGTAACGCTATGCGCAAGTTGGGTATCAAAAAGGGTGACCGTGTGACTCTTTATATGCCTATGATACCTGAAGCGATGGTTGCTATGCTTGCCTGTGCGCGTATTGGAGCCGTACATTCGGTGGTGTTTGGTGGCTTTTCAGCAGACAGCTTGGGCAACCGTATTATTGATAGCCAATCGAAGCTAGTCATTACCGCTGATGAAGGCTTGCGTGGTAATAAGCATACGCCGCTCAAGGTTAATGTTGATCGGGCGCTGGATATGGATGGGACTCAAAGTGTAGACAAAGTCATCGTCGTGCATCGGACGGGTAACTCAATCCCGATGAGTGGCCGCCGCGATGTTTGGTATCATACCCTAATTGGCGGTGAGAGTGAGCACTGTGAGCCTGAAGTTATGAATGCCGAAGATCCGTTATTTTTGCTTTATACTTCCGGCTCAACCGGTAAACCTAAAGGTGTGCTCCATACTACTGGCGGCTATATCACTTATGCGCTCTCAACTTTTCGGGATGTGTTTGATATAAAAGACGATGACGTCTACTGGTGTACCGCTGATGTGGGCTGGATTACCGGTCATACTTATTCCACCTATGGACCACTTGCTAATGGCACCACGACGGTAATGTTCGAAGGCGTGCCCGAATATCCTACGTGGGCACGGGTGGGGCATATTATTGATAAGCATAAAATCAGTGTGCTATATACCGCACCTACCGCTATTCGTTCTATGATGAAAGAGGGCGATACCTTTGTCCGCGAGTCGGATCGCTCGAGTTTACGCCTGCTCGGCACGGTTGGCGAGCCCATTAATCCAGAAGCGTGGGATTGGTATTATCATGTGGTGGGCGGCGGCCGATGTCCGATTGTTGATACGTGGTGGCAGACCGAAACCGGTGGTATTTTGCTGGCACCTATTCCAGGTACGGTAGCGCTTAAACCAGGGGCAGCGATGAATCCTCTGTATGGTATCAAGCCTGAAGTAGTGGATAGTGACGGCGAAGTGCTTGAAGGTCCGGCCGAAGGTAATTTAGCCATCAGTAATAGCTGGCCTGGGCAGATGCGTACTATCTATAATGATCATCAGCGTTTTTTGCAGACCTATTTTACTGAATATCCAGGTTACTATTTTACTGGGGATGGTGCCCACCGTGATGAAGATGGACATTACTGGATCACTGGCCGAGTTGACGATGTATTAAATGTCTCGGGGCATCGTTTAGGCACAGCAGAGGTTGAAAGCGCAGTAGACGCTCATCCGGCTACCGTTGAAGCTGCGGTAGTGGGTATGCCGCACGATATTCGGGGTGTAGGTATAGCTGCTTTTATTATACTAAGATCAGGTGAGGTCGCAAACGAATATCTAAAGTCTGAAATCAATCGTCATGTCCGTAATGAGATTGGTCCGATTGCTAATTTAAACGCCATTTATATCGTTGACGCTTTACCTAAAACCCGCTCGGGCAAAATCATGCGCCGCATATTACGTAACCTTGCGGCTGGGCAGTATGTCGGGCTTGGCGATTTATCTACGCTTGCAGATAGCTCAGTGATTAACCAAATTATTGAGGTAGTTAAAGTTGAGCGTGAGCAAAACCGAAATCAATGTTAA
- a CDS encoding NAD(P)/FAD-dependent oxidoreductase produces the protein MTDLSSPATDIIDFNNKATPKIAIIGGGLTGLFTATLLERSFSQRGGRSSSDSKSILSLPEIHIFEKSRSVGRLATRYRTDNKTNRNWQWAFGAQFFTAKSTPFSQFIKPWLETGLLQPWWAKVVDLTPIDELTEHSNQTPVIDYKEQWDAIHARYISTPKMTSWGRELAGQLQHTIINYKTRVAPLSQHSFIESSAKKTELFDEKGASLGQFDWVICTAPNIQAMELMVDSGFNEQAKITQPKMLACYTLMLGWEDLQTLPNTLQSTSQQLWDVAYVQDSILGRVFVEHQKPAHDNLLPSVTIHARNDWSEQHVDEDIESIQAQLLAAAKQALNWNDNTAPSQVDCHRWRYAATAADAKNDALGILVDNEHQWIVSGDWCGQGNIESCYQMAEETVQTMTATINYMATNHQDI, from the coding sequence ATGACTGATCTATCTTCTCCTGCCACTGATATTATTGACTTTAATAATAAAGCCACGCCTAAGATTGCTATTATTGGTGGCGGTCTTACCGGTTTGTTTACCGCTACTTTATTGGAGCGCAGTTTTAGTCAACGAGGAGGTCGTTCGTCATCAGATTCTAAGTCGATTTTGAGCTTGCCAGAGATTCATATTTTTGAAAAATCTCGTAGTGTTGGCCGTCTAGCCACACGCTATCGCACGGATAATAAGACGAATAGAAATTGGCAATGGGCCTTCGGAGCCCAGTTTTTCACTGCCAAATCAACGCCTTTTTCACAATTTATTAAGCCGTGGTTAGAGACGGGTTTATTGCAACCTTGGTGGGCAAAAGTAGTTGATTTAACACCTATTGATGAGCTTACTGAGCATAGCAATCAAACACCTGTTATAGATTATAAAGAGCAGTGGGACGCCATTCACGCCCGTTATATTAGCACCCCAAAGATGACCAGTTGGGGGCGGGAGCTGGCAGGTCAGTTGCAGCATACCATTATTAATTATAAAACTCGGGTAGCACCATTAAGCCAACACTCTTTTATAGAAAGTAGCGCCAAAAAGACCGAACTTTTTGATGAGAAAGGCGCTAGTTTAGGCCAATTTGATTGGGTGATTTGTACTGCGCCTAATATTCAGGCCATGGAATTGATGGTGGATAGCGGTTTTAATGAACAAGCTAAAATAACGCAACCAAAAATGCTCGCCTGCTACACGCTGATGCTGGGTTGGGAAGATTTGCAAACGCTACCGAATACTTTACAAAGTACAAGCCAGCAGCTATGGGATGTGGCTTATGTGCAAGATTCAATACTGGGTAGAGTATTTGTTGAGCATCAAAAGCCTGCTCATGATAATCTGCTGCCAAGCGTTACGATTCATGCGCGTAATGATTGGTCAGAGCAACATGTTGATGAAGATATCGAATCTATACAAGCGCAGTTGCTAGCAGCTGCCAAGCAAGCATTGAACTGGAATGACAATACCGCGCCGAGCCAAGTGGATTGTCACCGCTGGCGTTATGCTGCAACCGCCGCTGATGCTAAAAACGATGCACTCGGAATACTAGTCGATAATGAACATCAGTGGATCGTCAGTGGCGACTGGTGCGGGCAGGGGAATATCGAAAGTTGCTATCAAATGGCGGAGGAAACCGTTCAAACTATGACAGCTACTATTAACTATATGGCCACTAACCACCAGGACATATAG
- a CDS encoding excalibur calcium-binding domain-containing protein codes for MKKLILAAALSILSGTSNAAVNVNNGTQSPFYNDVEIDHPLFVKGKGGAQCKNLPRTCKEMVSCEQAKQALKCGNTKLDRDKDGVPCESICPGG; via the coding sequence ATGAAGAAACTCATTCTTGCCGCTGCATTGTCTATCCTTTCCGGCACTTCAAATGCTGCTGTCAATGTCAACAATGGGACGCAAAGCCCATTTTACAATGATGTCGAAATCGACCATCCTTTATTTGTCAAAGGTAAAGGCGGCGCACAGTGCAAAAACCTCCCGCGCACTTGTAAAGAGATGGTAAGTTGTGAGCAAGCCAAACAAGCATTGAAATGCGGCAACACTAAATTGGATCGTGATAAAGACGGCGTACCTTGCGAATCTATATGTCCTGGTGGTTAG
- the pgsA gene encoding CDP-diacylglycerol--glycerol-3-phosphate 3-phosphatidyltransferase: MTESTRLNTQQAPSEKSIFNLPNNLTIARILMIPLFVAIAYWPPAMGIGMPAISDNVIARVGMSEFSDSLLRHLLLTGVFIIAAITDWLDGYFARKLNVMSAFGRFLDPVADKLMVAAALIILVQWHPNIIMAIAAIVIISREIAVSALREWMAELGNRTSVAVSYVGKLKTTFQMIAITVLLLNWESLELIGYGLMVAAVILTLWSMMIYLKAAWPYLKQSG, from the coding sequence ATGACCGAAAGTACACGTCTAAATACGCAGCAAGCGCCAAGCGAAAAGAGCATTTTCAACTTACCGAACAATCTTACGATTGCCCGTATTTTGATGATTCCGTTGTTTGTGGCGATCGCTTATTGGCCCCCAGCTATGGGCATTGGTATGCCTGCCATTTCTGACAACGTCATCGCTCGAGTGGGTATGAGTGAGTTTAGTGATAGCTTACTGCGTCATTTATTGCTGACAGGGGTGTTTATTATCGCAGCGATTACCGATTGGCTTGACGGCTACTTTGCGCGTAAGCTCAATGTGATGTCGGCTTTTGGACGCTTTTTGGATCCAGTCGCGGACAAATTGATGGTAGCAGCGGCACTTATTATTCTGGTGCAATGGCACCCTAATATTATTATGGCGATTGCGGCGATTGTGATTATCTCCCGTGAGATTGCGGTATCGGCATTAAGGGAATGGATGGCAGAGCTGGGCAATCGAACCAGTGTTGCGGTTTCTTATGTCGGTAAGCTCAAAACGACTTTTCAGATGATTGCTATTACGGTGTTGTTATTGAACTGGGAGTCGCTTGAATTAATAGGCTATGGTTTAATGGTCGCTGCAGTGATTTTGACCTTGTGGTCGATGATGATCTACCTAAAAGCCGCTTGGCCTTATCTCAAACAAAGTGGTTAG
- a CDS encoding pyridoxamine 5'-phosphate oxidase family protein has product MSKQDHIDKIQEIIKDIKFAMMSTVNKKGDLHAWPMTTNEASIAGREIWFIGDKTSDVVKDIEDNSNIGLTYASQDDKDFVSITGDAELSDDKDKLEELWSPVYNAFFAKGKEDPNVQLIKIVPKGAECWISGSSTVNMFKMAAAAVQEGETAKDMGETFSVEL; this is encoded by the coding sequence ATGAGTAAACAAGACCATATCGATAAAATTCAAGAGATTATTAAAGATATAAAATTCGCTATGATGAGCACGGTCAATAAAAAAGGTGATCTTCATGCTTGGCCGATGACCACCAACGAAGCTAGCATCGCTGGACGTGAGATTTGGTTTATTGGTGATAAAACCTCAGACGTGGTAAAAGACATTGAGGATAACTCCAACATTGGTTTAACTTATGCCAGCCAAGATGATAAAGACTTTGTATCCATCACTGGTGACGCCGAATTATCGGATGATAAGGACAAGTTAGAAGAGCTCTGGTCACCCGTTTACAATGCCTTTTTTGCTAAAGGTAAAGAAGATCCAAACGTACAACTCATTAAAATCGTACCAAAAGGCGCAGAGTGCTGGATTAGTGGTAGCTCTACAGTAAATATGTTTAAGATGGCTGCAGCAGCAGTACAAGAAGGCGAAACGGCTAAAGATATGGGCGAAACCTTTTCAGTAGAGCTATAA